AGTCGAAAGGCAGCTTGTCGATTGAGGCCCTGAGCGAACACCTAGCCATCAGCAAGCGGCAGTTGGAACGCAGTTTCAAAGACAATTACGGGCCGACACCCAAGATGTACCAGCGCATCATTCGGTTCCGGAGCGCCTACGAATCGTTGCACCAGAAGGCCACGATGCCCAACTGGCTGGATGTTTCCTACCGCTTTGGTTATTCGGATCAGGCCCATTTTATCCGGGATTTCAAGGAATTTACCAACGACGCCCCGGCCACGCTCTTTCAGGATACGGACCAGTACTACCGGCAACCGGGGCGGCAACTGATCCGGATGCGGGCCTAGAAGAGTAGCCAGGCGTTGGCTCCGTCAGCTCCTTTTTCTTCCCATTTTTCAAGTTAATGACGGTCTTTCCGACCTGTGTCGGAGGGACCGCAGGAGTCTCTTTTTCTTCTCTAAAAACAAAAATACAAACCATGAAACGTATGTATCTGGCGGCCGTAGCCGTCGTGGGGCTGCTTTGTGCCTTTACTCAAGTGCAGGATGCTCCCAAACCAGCGAAGCGTCCGGCTTCCATCAACCAGCAACCGTCTCAGGGCGAACTGGTCAACCGGGGTGAATACCTGGTTACCATTATGGGCTGTGGCGACTGCCATTCGCCCAAGAAAATGACACCCCGCGGCCCCGCTCCCGACCCGGACCGCCTTCTTTCCGGCTATAACAGTACCCAGCCGCTGGGCGACTACGACAAAAATCTGGCGAAGAGCGGACAGTGGGTAGTTTTCAACGGCCAGAACACGGCTTTTGCGGGACCCTGGGGCGTGTCATTCGCGGCCAATCTGACGCCCGATGCCACCGGTATCGGAAGCTGGTCGCTGGAGCAGTTTATCAAAGCTATGCGGCAGGGCAAATTCAAAGGACTGGACAACACGAGGCCCCTGCTCCCACCCATGCCCTGGCCTAACTACGTCGGCATGGCCGATGCGGATATGAAAGCCGTATTCACGTATCTGAAGTCACTCAAACCCGTTGCCAATGCTGTACCGGCCGCCATTCCACCCGGTCTGTAACCGTATCCTCCGTAATCCATTGTAAACGCTTTAGCCACGTAACACAACAAATTCTAATGATCCAGTGCATGAAAAAAGTAGCTTTATTGAGTGCCATCGCCGTACTGGCAGCCGGGTTGTGGAATTGCACCACCGACCACCTGGACCCGTCGCAGGAAGCCTACCAACTCGACGAGACCAAATCTGTGGCAGTCTGGAAGGGCAGCCAGCGCACCGGTAATTTTAATGAAGGGGCCATTACCGTAAAAAGCGATCAGTTGACCGTGCAGAACGGCCAGGTAACCGGTGGGTCGTTTACCATTCCGGTTTCATCCATCGTTAACTACAATTTACTGGATTCGCTCAAACCAATACTGGTGGGCCACCTTCAAAGTGCCGACTTCTTCAACATGGCCCTGCATCCCAACATTACCTATACCATCACGGGTATCGCTCCTTACGCGGGCAGCAACGGCCTGGCGGGGTCGAACTACCAGGTTTCGGGTAACCTGACGATGCTGGGCAAGACGAATCCCGTTGTTTTTCCGGCCCGAATTCAGCTAAACGACAACCAATTAACCGTAGAAGCCACGCTCGAGGTGGACCGGACCAACTGGGGGATCACGTACGCATCCGATCCCGCTCTGCCCGACGATCACTATATCCTGCCGAATCTGGGCATTCATCTCAAACTGTTCGGAAATAAAAAATAACCCAGACCGTGCTCTTAAAAATGCCTGGCCCAGATAGGATTCGATCTCACGGTCAGGCATTTTATGCTTCATACCTACCAACAAAACTCGGCCAGAAGGCTGGTCTTCTGCCGGTAAAATTGCACCCATACCTTTAAAATTATGACAAATCCAATAAGCTGATTTACGGATTGCTTCGTTTGGTTAAAAACCCCTAAGTTCGGGCCGATTTTACTAGCCAACAGAGAATCTCTTGTATGAAAACATTAGACGCTTATAATTTTTCCGGCAAACGCGCCCTGATCCGGGTGGATTTCAACGTTCCGCTGAACAGTAAATTCGAGATTACGGATGACACCCGTATGAAGGCCACGCTGCCGACGATCACCAAAATCCTGAAAGATGGCGGCTCGTGCGTGCTGATGTCGCACTTGGGTCGGCCTAAAGGAGGGCCGGAAGATAAGTTCTCGCTCAAACACCTCGTTGGCCCGCTGTCGATCATGCTCGGCGTTGATGTCAAATTTGCCGACGACTGCATCGGTGAATCCGCGAAAGAGCAGGCCGACGCGCTGCAGCCGGGTGAAGTGCTACTGCTGGAAAACCTGCGTTTTTACAAAGAAGAAGAAAAAGGCGACGTTGGCTTCGCCGAAAAACTGTCGAAACTGGGTGATGTCTGGGTAAACGATGCCTTCGGTACTGCCCACCGCGCCCACGCTTCTACGGCGGTTATCGCACAGTTCTTTACGGATAAAGTTTGCGGATACGTCATGCAGGCTGAATTGGACAACGCCCAGCGGGTGCTGGACAACGCCGACCGTCCGTTCACGGCCATCATGGGTGGAGCCAAAATTTCGGATAAAATCCTGATCATTGAGAAACTGCTGGACAAAGTCGACAACCTGATCATCGGCGGGGGCATGGCTTACACGTTCTCCAAAGCTCAGGGCGGCAGCATTGGTAAATCGCTGCTCGAAGCCGATAAGCAGGATCTGGCGCTTGAACTGCTCGAGAAAGCTAAAACCAAAGGGGTTCAGGTTTATCTGCCGGTCGACAACGTGATCGCCGATGATTTCTCGAACGATGCAAACCGTCAGGTGGTGGCAACCGGCCAAATCCCCGACGAATGGGAAGGACTAGACATTGGCCCTGAAACCGTTAAGCAATTTGCCGAAGTGGTTTCAGCCTCAAAAACGATTCTCTGGAACGGACCGATGGGCGTGTTTGAGTTCCCCAACTTTGCCATTGGAACCAACGCCATCGCAGACGCAGTGGTAAAGGCCACGGAAGAAAACGGCGCCTTCTCGCTGATTGGTGGGGGTGATTCAGCCTCGGCCGTTAACAACGCCGGTTATGGCGACCGCGTCAGCTACGTGTCAACGGGCGGGGGCGCTTTGCTGGAATACATGGAGGGCAAAACTCTGCCGGGTGTTGCCGCTCTCGACTAAGCCATACGTCGTTGAGCGCTTAAAATTGTATTTTGCTGAATGAAAATTATTCATTCACATATTCACAAAAAAGGCCGTTTACAGCGGCCTTTTTTTATGACTTTTGAATTTAATTGCCCAAATCGCTACAATTTCATCAATCGTCGGGGAGGTGAATCACCAAATCATATTTTGAATTTCCTTGTTGATACATTATTTTTAAAAATGAAAAAGCCACTCCTCAACGTGGGAATGGCTTTCTGCTTTCTTAACCTAAACTAATTATCTGTATAGTGTAACGGCGGAGCGGTGAAAAACTGTCCGCCGTTTTCATTTATTTAACGTTTATTTAATTATTTCCACCCCCGGCGCGGTTCCGTTCGGCCTCCGTGCTGGTACTGCGCTGGCGAGCCGCTTTCACATTCTGGTTGCCGAAGCGGTACGTAAACGTCAGACGGGCAATCCGGCTTTCCCAACGCGCCCGAATCTTGAAATCAATATCCTGGTACTTGGCGTATCCCTGGAATTTATTCAGCCAGAACGGGTCGTTGACGTTCAATTTCAGCGTCGCCTTGTTGTTCATCAGCGATTTCTGTACGCCAAGTCCAAAAGCTCCCTGCGGACGGACCGTGTAAAAACCGTAGATGTTTTTTGAGTTGTACCACCCGAATACCTCGGCCGTAAAGCCTTTCGACAGGACAAAGTTTTGTGAAGTGTATACATTAAAGGCAACGAAGTCAACATTATACTGTGCTCCGAGGTACGGAGATTGGTATTTGTTGTAAAAAATGTTGACGTTGTTCTGCATATTCCACCACTTGGTCACCGCCACCGGGGCACTCATCGTCAAACTAACGTTATCCAGCGTTGCCAGGTTGTCCGTCGTTACGTAAGTGATGTTTTGGTCCGGAATCTGACCCGGCACTTCATCCACGATCACGTCGATGGTCCGGCTGTAACCCAGCGAGGTCGAAAACTTGCCTTTGTAGACGTGGGTCAGCTGAAACGAATTTGTAAACTGCGGCTTCAGGTACGGGTTGCCCTGCTGATACGTATACGGGTCGAGGTAAAACCGGAACGGGTTCAGATTTTGGTAGTTCGGGCGGTCGATCCGGCGGCTGAAGGAAAGGTTCAGCACGTTGTTGGTATCAAGTTGCCGCGACACAAACAACGTCGGGAACAGGTTGGTATAATCCCGGTCAACCACTCGGTTCAGGGTCAGCGAATTTCCCCGCGAGAACGTGTGCTCGAGCCGCAAACCGGCCTGAATGCTGGTTTTCTTGTCCAGCTTACCCGCAAAGTTGACGTAACCCGCGTTGATGCGTTCGGTGTACTTGAAGCGGTTGCTCTGGCCCGGATTCACGATCCAGCGGCCGTCGGTAAAGTCCTCGTAGATCAGGTTATTATCCGACTGCACCGAACTGCTTTTCACACCGGCCTCCAGTTTACCGCCTTTTTTCAGAGGGTGAACGTAATCGGATTTGAAGGCCCAGATGTTAATGGCCGACGGCATATCGTTCCGAACCAGGGCCGGGGCCTGGGCAATGCTGTCATTGGCGTTTCGGTACGTTGTATTCAGGCTGTTGTACGAATCGCCGTTGAAGCGCGAATAGTCAAGGTCGGCGGTCAGTTCACGGCCTTTCCCGTCGAAATCGTACTTGTAGTTGACGTTCCCCGTTAGGTTCGACCACTTATTTTTCACCGAGACGGCCGTCGTCGGTTTGAGTGTAATCTGGCCCTGTTCGTTCCGGATTATGGCGTTGTTGATCCCGTTATCCTGCCGCCAGTCGTTGAGAAAACCCGTTGCCAGCACCCCGATGGTGCTTTTCTTGTTCAGAAAATAATCGACGCCGGTCCGGAACGTGTGCCCATCGAAGCGGTTGGGGCGGTACGATGCCTGGTCAAAGTACGTAACCTTGCCGTTATATGGTATGATTCGGTTGAGTTCGTTTTCCTGAAAACGGCGGTTGTGGAAGTAGCTGTAGTTTCCGAAAGCGTTGATTTTACCGACCCGGTGGTTCAGGTTCAGGCTGGCGTTGGCTTTCTCGTACCGCCCATACCCTACCCCGGCAATGGCCGTTCCGTTGGTACCGAAGTTCTTGTTTTTCTTCATCCGGATGTTGATGATCCCCACGTTTCCGGCGGCATCGTATTTGGACGAAGGATTGGTAATAATTTCGATTTTCTCGATGTTGTCGCTCGGCGTGTTTTTCAGCAGATTAGCCACTTCCTGGCCCGACAGATACGTCTGCTTGCCGTCGATCATTACCATCACACCCGATTTACCTTTCAACTGGATGTTGTCGTTCTGGCGGTCGATGGTAACACCGGGAGCCTTTTCCAGCACCTCCAGAGCCGTGTTGCCGCTCGCAACAATGCTGTTTTCAACGTTGACGACGGTTCGGTCGATTTCCTGTTCAATGAACGGCTTTTTAGCCACCACCTTGACCTCGTTCAGCTTTTTACTTTCTTCCAGCATCGTCAGTGTTTTGACCTGAACATCTGGATTGGCCGCATCAATCGCGAACGGTTCTGAATATACTTTCTGGTATCCCATCAGGGAGGTCGCTACCCGGTAACGGCCTTCGGCCACATTGTCAAGTTCGTATAGTCCCTTATCGTTGGTAACGGCCCCTTTGACCAGCGTAGAATCCTTGGCTTTCAGGAGTAAAATGGTGACAAATTCCGCTGGTTTCTGACTCGGGTCGATAACCAGCCCGCGCACTTTTCCCTTGACGGGAGCCTGGGCTAGTGCCGATGTCATAACCAGCCACGCACACACGGCGGTGATAAACGTTTTCATGAGATGTAGTATTAGGCTGTTGTTTACTGCTGACGATTCAATGACGTTGTTTACTGTTCGGCTCCTGAGGAGTATGTGGCAAAGTTAAGTAGTATGTATTGCATAGAACCTGATCTTACATAGATGGTCAATTTACAAGGATGACCGGTCAAAGGCGGTAGACTGCCGGAAATGGTTTCGATTGGCAGATGCAAAGATGGGCAGCCAGGTTGCATTCATCAAGAAAAAAGATGTTAACGGGTGTTAAAAGAGGTTAAACGGAACCGGCGTTTGCTAGTTAATAAAGGATCACTGGAAACCCATTCGTATTAAAATGCTTCATTCCTTGTACAACACATCGCTCAGCCTCCTCACCGATCTTTACCAACTTACAATGGCCTACGGATACTGGAAATCCGGCACGGCCCAGAAAGAAACCGTATTCAATTTGTATTTTCGCAAACACCCCTTCCAGGGCGGCTTCACGGTGGCCTGTGGTCTGTCGAGCGCCATTGAGTATCTGAACGCCTTTTCGTTTTCCAGTGACGATGTTCGCTACCTGAGCACGTTAACCGGCACCGACGGCCAACCGTTGTTCGACCCCGCTTTTCTGGATTATCTGCAAACGTTGCGCTTTACCGGCGACATTGATGCCGTGCCGGAGGGAACCGTCGTTTTCCCCAACGAACCCTTGATCCGGGTGCGCGGGCCGATTCTGCAGTGCCAGTTGCTCGAAACGCCCCTGCTGACGCTAATCAATTTTCAGTCGCTGATTGCCACGAAAGCCGCCCGGATGCGGCTGGCCGCCCACGACGACACCCTGCTGGAATTTGGTCTGCGTCGGGCGCAGGGCATCGATGGGGGCATGACCGCCAGCCGGGCCGCCTACATCGGCGGGTGCGACGCCACGTCCAACGTACTGGCCGGCAAGCTGTACGGCATTCCGGTGCGCGGTACACACGCCCACAGTTGGGTGATGTCGTTCGACAGCGAACTGGAATCCTTTAACGTGTACGCGGACGTGCTGCCCAACAACGTCACCCTGCTGGTCGACACCTACGATACTATCCAGGGCGTCAGAAATGCCGTTGAAGCCGGAAAGAAGCTCAGAGAAAGAGGTTATCAGCTCAGCGCCATTCGGCTGGATTCGGGGGATCTGGCTTACCTCAGCATGGAAGCTCGTAAATTATTGGATGAAGCCGGTTTTCGGGAAACGGCCATTGTCGGCAGCAACGATCTGGATGAATACCTCGTTACCAGCCTGAAAGAACAGGGGGCTAAAATAAACATCTGGGGAATTGGCACCAAACTGGTGACGGCCTACGACCAGCCCGCGCTGGGTGGGGTGTACAAGCTGGCGGCCATTCAAAACCCGGCGGGGCAGTGGGACTACAAGCTGAAACTGTCGGAACAGACCATCAAGATTTCCACGCCGGGCATCCAGCAGGTGCGACGGTATTACAACGAACGCGGCTTTATTTCCGATATGATTTACAACGAGGAAACCCCGCCCGCCGGCCCGTCCACGATGATCGACCCCTACGATTTTACCCGCCAGCGTCGTTTTGCCGACGCAACCACGTTTGAAGATTTGCTGGTCCCCGTCTTCCGAAATGGACAAACCGTATATACTACTCCGGACATTCAGACGGTTCGGAACCGCGTCACAACACAACTGAGCCAGCTCCATCCGGGGATCAAACGGTTTACCAACCCCCATGCGTACCCCGTTGGTCTCGAACAGAACCTGCATCAGTTAAGAACCGATCTGATTCTCAAATTACGCCAGAAATAACGGTGAGGGGCTAACGAAAACTTAGCCCCTTCTTCTTTTCGTCCTATCAAATAGCGCCTTTTGGGCATCAAATCACTTTTAATTGAAATTTAATTCAGAAAAGACGTTAGGCATAAACCTGTTTAAACAAATTTTGTTTAAACATATATAAAACAGCACCACAGCCAACCTCCCATGAAAAGCCGTCCGTTTAGAAATAGCTATCACGAGTTACTGGTCAATCTGCATTCCACCCAGAGCCAGATTAGTAATGAATTTCAGAAGAAGCTGGAACCGTTCGATCTCTCCTCGCAACAGTATTTCATTCTGCGGCTTTTGTCGGAAGCCCACCCTCACCCGCTAACGGTGAGCGAACTGAAAAACCAGATGGTAGACCGGAGTTCTGACATCACCCGCCTGATTGACCGGCTCGTGAAGAAAAGTCTGGTGATCCGGGAGAACGATCCGGAAAACCGGCGCAAGGTAAACCTGCGGCTTAGCGAAGACTCGTACGCCTTTGCGCAAAAAGTCATCGGCCAGTTTCAAAACTTCGAATCCATCGTGAGTCACTTGAGCGAACCGGAGGTGCAAACCCTGAATGAACTGTTGAACAAAATCAGAAATCAGTAATTCTCAGTATGAAAACAATCCATAAACCGTTGCTGGCTCTGCTGCTCACCGCCGGAATTGGCGGGGAAATGGCTGCAGCCCAGACGCCCCCGGTTGTCTCGCTGGATCAGGCGGTGCAGTCCGCTCTCCAGAACAACAACGCGTTCAAACTTTCCACTACCCGGGTTAAACTGGCCGAAGCCCGGCTGCAGCAGACGAAAGAAAACGAACTCCCGCAGGCTTCGGCTTCGCTGTCGTATTCCCGTTATGACCTTTTGAACGCATTTTCGCTGGGTGCCCCCGGTTCGTCGGAAGCGGCCCTGACCATCCCGAAAGGTGCCTTCAACGCCACGATGGGCGGTGTAACCGTTCGGAAGGAATTATTTGGTGGTTTTGCCGAAAAATCGGCGCGGGTTTCGGCCGAACTGCTGGCCCAGGCCAGTCACCTGGATGCTGATAAAGATCAGGCCGAACTGACGTACAACGTAGCCGCATCGTATTTC
This Larkinella insperata DNA region includes the following protein-coding sequences:
- a CDS encoding diheme cytochrome c-553, with product MKRMYLAAVAVVGLLCAFTQVQDAPKPAKRPASINQQPSQGELVNRGEYLVTIMGCGDCHSPKKMTPRGPAPDPDRLLSGYNSTQPLGDYDKNLAKSGQWVVFNGQNTAFAGPWGVSFAANLTPDATGIGSWSLEQFIKAMRQGKFKGLDNTRPLLPPMPWPNYVGMADADMKAVFTYLKSLKPVANAVPAAIPPGL
- a CDS encoding YceI family protein; this translates as MKKVALLSAIAVLAAGLWNCTTDHLDPSQEAYQLDETKSVAVWKGSQRTGNFNEGAITVKSDQLTVQNGQVTGGSFTIPVSSIVNYNLLDSLKPILVGHLQSADFFNMALHPNITYTITGIAPYAGSNGLAGSNYQVSGNLTMLGKTNPVVFPARIQLNDNQLTVEATLEVDRTNWGITYASDPALPDDHYILPNLGIHLKLFGNKK
- a CDS encoding phosphoglycerate kinase, which translates into the protein MKTLDAYNFSGKRALIRVDFNVPLNSKFEITDDTRMKATLPTITKILKDGGSCVLMSHLGRPKGGPEDKFSLKHLVGPLSIMLGVDVKFADDCIGESAKEQADALQPGEVLLLENLRFYKEEEKGDVGFAEKLSKLGDVWVNDAFGTAHRAHASTAVIAQFFTDKVCGYVMQAELDNAQRVLDNADRPFTAIMGGAKISDKILIIEKLLDKVDNLIIGGGMAYTFSKAQGGSIGKSLLEADKQDLALELLEKAKTKGVQVYLPVDNVIADDFSNDANRQVVATGQIPDEWEGLDIGPETVKQFAEVVSASKTILWNGPMGVFEFPNFAIGTNAIADAVVKATEENGAFSLIGGGDSASAVNNAGYGDRVSYVSTGGGALLEYMEGKTLPGVAALD
- a CDS encoding outer membrane beta-barrel protein, translated to MKTFITAVCAWLVMTSALAQAPVKGKVRGLVIDPSQKPAEFVTILLLKAKDSTLVKGAVTNDKGLYELDNVAEGRYRVATSLMGYQKVYSEPFAIDAANPDVQVKTLTMLEESKKLNEVKVVAKKPFIEQEIDRTVVNVENSIVASGNTALEVLEKAPGVTIDRQNDNIQLKGKSGVMVMIDGKQTYLSGQEVANLLKNTPSDNIEKIEIITNPSSKYDAAGNVGIINIRMKKNKNFGTNGTAIAGVGYGRYEKANASLNLNHRVGKINAFGNYSYFHNRRFQENELNRIIPYNGKVTYFDQASYRPNRFDGHTFRTGVDYFLNKKSTIGVLATGFLNDWRQDNGINNAIIRNEQGQITLKPTTAVSVKNKWSNLTGNVNYKYDFDGKGRELTADLDYSRFNGDSYNSLNTTYRNANDSIAQAPALVRNDMPSAINIWAFKSDYVHPLKKGGKLEAGVKSSSVQSDNNLIYEDFTDGRWIVNPGQSNRFKYTERINAGYVNFAGKLDKKTSIQAGLRLEHTFSRGNSLTLNRVVDRDYTNLFPTLFVSRQLDTNNVLNLSFSRRIDRPNYQNLNPFRFYLDPYTYQQGNPYLKPQFTNSFQLTHVYKGKFSTSLGYSRTIDVIVDEVPGQIPDQNITYVTTDNLATLDNVSLTMSAPVAVTKWWNMQNNVNIFYNKYQSPYLGAQYNVDFVAFNVYTSQNFVLSKGFTAEVFGWYNSKNIYGFYTVRPQGAFGLGVQKSLMNNKATLKLNVNDPFWLNKFQGYAKYQDIDFKIRARWESRIARLTFTYRFGNQNVKAARQRSTSTEAERNRAGGGNN
- a CDS encoding nicotinate phosphoribosyltransferase; this encodes MLHSLYNTSLSLLTDLYQLTMAYGYWKSGTAQKETVFNLYFRKHPFQGGFTVACGLSSAIEYLNAFSFSSDDVRYLSTLTGTDGQPLFDPAFLDYLQTLRFTGDIDAVPEGTVVFPNEPLIRVRGPILQCQLLETPLLTLINFQSLIATKAARMRLAAHDDTLLEFGLRRAQGIDGGMTASRAAYIGGCDATSNVLAGKLYGIPVRGTHAHSWVMSFDSELESFNVYADVLPNNVTLLVDTYDTIQGVRNAVEAGKKLRERGYQLSAIRLDSGDLAYLSMEARKLLDEAGFRETAIVGSNDLDEYLVTSLKEQGAKINIWGIGTKLVTAYDQPALGGVYKLAAIQNPAGQWDYKLKLSEQTIKISTPGIQQVRRYYNERGFISDMIYNEETPPAGPSTMIDPYDFTRQRRFADATTFEDLLVPVFRNGQTVYTTPDIQTVRNRVTTQLSQLHPGIKRFTNPHAYPVGLEQNLHQLRTDLILKLRQK
- a CDS encoding MarR family winged helix-turn-helix transcriptional regulator; this encodes MKSRPFRNSYHELLVNLHSTQSQISNEFQKKLEPFDLSSQQYFILRLLSEAHPHPLTVSELKNQMVDRSSDITRLIDRLVKKSLVIRENDPENRRKVNLRLSEDSYAFAQKVIGQFQNFESIVSHLSEPEVQTLNELLNKIRNQ